One Magnolia sinica isolate HGM2019 chromosome 2, MsV1, whole genome shotgun sequence genomic window, tcgagataattttagagaacgagacaaaaaataaggtggatacaGATTGAAAATAGACCACACTACGTAGAGTACTTGGACAATGAGGCTTACTGTTGAAGACTTCTTGAAGGACAGATAAGCTTTAAatgaagctgatgtttgtatttttccttGATCTGTGTCTATAAGAGACCTCGTGATCATGTTGGATGACAAAAgaagatcatgtgggcccaaaaaacgtTTGAACGGTGGTCATCACGTGctgtggtacacttgagcgtaGAATCTGCCTATTGTTTTAGTTCAGGCCTACAATGTCttttaagatggatggacggtgtggatataacacataaatcggTGAATAACAGTTTACCACGTCAGCACACCAGAGAGGTAGGCGGTGTGTCTCACACCATGCAATCCGTGTcccaaattaaacggtccaaatcggaaacggattggctggtgtaccacgctccagtcagcaagttctgtgggtcccatcatgaggtatgtgttatatccaatccgtccatccattttgtgagctcgtagtaaggattgagacgaaaaataaaatagatataaggatcaagtggatcacactgaaaaaagcagtgggggattgaacgtctgccattgaaaaccctttggggttcacagaagttttggatcaatgtaaaatttgtttttcatattcatccaggtctttgtgacgttatgaacagattggatggaaaatgaacgttATGATGGGTAATTTTTAAcggcgaaaatcattatctcggctgctatttgtggtgtggtccatttgatatttggatattatTCAATTTTTGGATGGTATTTTAAGATGATCTCAagaaatggatagatggcgtggatataataaatacatcattgtggggcccatgtaactttgatctcctttgaaccgttcgtaggagcgtcagcgctcatcttcacacgacacgtacctacaccagctacaccagccaatccgcttccgttcaaATCATGGTTCACAATTCAGATGAATAATGAACCAAAATTACTGTATATGTGCTTggttatctgaccattggattggcgaacatttattggacgattaaaaataaaaaatctaacggttcaatttcaacaaaaaagtgacgatgaatcagaggttaggattgttcaaccaatctgatttatgGACCGTGACTTGGGcgcctgcatatcaagtgtcatacgaTGGCTGAGTATCATATGTTAACTTGATCCAAGCGTCTGGGGAGTGGGATTGAGCGTCCTGTGTTGgggggagagagtgagagagggagagaaatggaTTTGCAGAAATTGAAGGATTTGCTGGAGGGCGCAGGGGAGGAGAGTGTCCCAGCAACCGTTGATGAACTTCCCGCCAGATTCTACGATCGATTCATCATGCATGGCATCCACGTCGATCTCATCGAACCCGGTCGGGTACTCTGCTCTCTCAGAGTCCCACCCCGTTTCCTGgtattttcattcttttcttcttcttcctttttcatcTTTTTCTGTTGTAGCTGCTTTTCTTCTTCGTTGTGGGTTTTTCTGTGGATGTCTACATCCACCCCGAACGATTTGTACACACCCATTTTCAATTGAGGCTGGTTCTGATACGAAGATTTCTAGGTTAAAGATTAACGTACAActtgctttgtggggcccattgcatttttttttaaagacatccaatccgtccatcatgtgaagcccttCCTTTTCTCCTTGgcttccaaaaatcaggtcagtccaagactcaggtgggcaaCACTTGTAAACTCATGCCTAAACCCTGTAAAATCACGTGTTGTGGCGCACGTTAGTTCTGGGATGGCCTGGATTTGTGGGTGTCTATCCATCCTGGATGgatgcatcttctgaatggatttcGATGGAATATACAGAATACATTATCCTCACAAACAATAAGgaaggcttttaatggtggaggttgtAATCctaactgttttctttggtgcggtccacctgagtttttgatttgCCTGAATTTTAGGAGCCAAATGGAAAAATATGAGGCGCaaacaatggatggattggatgtcattaaaacgTCATGGTGGCCCCTGCATGTTGATTTGTACTTTAAGATTAAAGTAGAAATATTTGTGGTGGATCCATCCTCTTTACCATTTTGGGAATTGGAATAGCACAACTTTAATTACCCCTATTCTTTTCTTTAAGTTGTAGATTTGAGAttataatcttcttcttcttcttctttttaatataACATGTAGAACACTGGTAACTTTCTGCATGGCGGGGCGACGGCGTCTCTGATCGATTTGGTGGGATCGGCAGCGATTTTCACTGTTGGAGCCCCAACATCTGGCGTGTCCTTAGAAATCAATGTCTCTTACTTGGATGCTGCCTTTCTCGatgtgggtctctctctctctctctctctctctctctctctctctctctctctctctctcttctttcaatTAGTTTGTTTTAATACTGTCTTGAATTGTGTTTTGTTTTGGATTGCTATTTGAAGCTTCTTATCCTTTGTTTGTATTGGATTTCGAGGACATTGGTTGCATTGTGTTAGGATCGAGTAATTTCCTCAATTGGATCtgtcctcttttttttcttttttcttttttgcttctaAGTCTTTCCTTTTCTGATACGAGTACGACTTCTTTAGGTGGTGTTTGGATGCCCAAGTGGATTGAATTCGAAACATTCATTTTAACTTGAATTGAATTACAATGATGTTCACTCAGTAGTCACATTGAAGATGTATCCTGTGAGTTGCAGACTTGCAGTTATGTTTCTTTCAAGTGCAACTTAATCTTATAAATAATGTGAGTGTATTTTGGACCTCCATCTCTCAATATGGATACTAACAAAGGTTACTATGGTTTTATACGTGTAACCTAAGTGACCAACACCCCTTATGTTTTCCATTCCCAACCACTCGATCCTGTTTATGGGTAATTTTCAATTAGGATTGCCATTGTACTGACTCGAAAGTATGGCTCTATACTACTATTTCTGAATAAGTTGCAATGTCAATGAATATTTAGAATGTAGAGATTTATACTTTGATTTTTGCAATATCCCATGTAGTGAATATTGGGACAAATCTTGATCTCAGTCTTTGCAACCAAGATTGGGCAGAGTGGGGTTGGGATTAAGGGACCGAAGAAGGACCATTTGATGgttgttcatggacttttatgaAGAAAAAAGGACTTAGTAATCTGTAGACTGGGGAATATAAGTTGGGTTTGAGGTTACAATTGAAGACTGGAAGGAAGACAAGGAGACGGTTGGGATTTTGTTGGTTGCAGTTAACATATAGGGGTGGTATGGGTGTAGGGCTGACAGTAATGTGCCCCTTCCAGGATACGGATCCTCTGGTTGTTGGAAAAGCCTTATGGTTATGGAAAATGCAGTCTGGAGACGGATAGCGGTGGAGATAGGCAATGGCAGAGATACTAGTTTTTGGTGCAACAGGCGGTGCAGGGAAGTTGAACTGTATATTGAATTTCCTTGTCTCTATTCATTGGTGGTTCGCAATGATGCAAAaattagtggactaatttgaaGCAGTGAGTATGATTAATTGGAATCTAGTGCTCAGAATAGATTTCACGAAAGCGGAAGAGTTGGAAAAGTCGTCTGTCATCAATTGTGATTGATATGGAGGATTTTCTCCTTTGGAGATGGGATCCATCCAAAAAATTTAGTTAAGTCATTGGCCAAAAGATTGATTCTTGAGAGTGCATTGGTAGCCCTGACAGGCTGGGTTGGAAATCTAAGGCCCCTCCCAGGGCCATCGTATTTGTATGGCTAGCTGGGTGCGACCGCATCTTAACTATGACCATTAACATGATCATAGTTAATGGGTTCTGCTTATGCTTGAGGAACACTGAAGATGTGAACCATCTCCCTATGCTCGAGGGTGCCGCTTATGCTGTTTCTCACAATCAGTGTGGATGTGGATGCTGAGGCAGTTCCAGGAGGTATGCGTCATGCCAAACGCAATCCAACAACTGTTCGATGCTTGGAGTGTTCGTGTAGAAGGTGCAAATCCATGTGGCAAATTTGCTTCTTTGCAGTCCTGTGGGTGATATAGAGACAGTGAAACAATCACACCTATGAGGGTCTTTGCTTGTCAGTTTCTTTCATGATCCCTATATTAAACATCTTGTTTTCTCATGGGCAGAAGTGGTGGGTTTGCCGCCTCCATATTGTGTTGAGGAAGGCCCCTCCTTTGGTCGGCTTGTTTGTATGCTTGTATGCTTTGGCCTCTCGGCCTTTTATTTCTAACAAAAAATCCTTATTGCTGATCAAGACAATATAGGGGTGAAAATTGTGTTTTAGGGACTGCAGGTTACCGAATATGTTTGTGGGCTGTATGTAGGATGCAGTTGATGATTAGGTGCTGTGAATGGAATTTAGGTTTGGTAAGTTGGTTTAATGTAGGCTATGTCTGAGGATTGGGGACTATATGTGTGGCATGGCCACATAGGGTATGTAAGATGGAATAGGAGATGGGGTTAACATTATGGTTTGGAcattttagggttttaaggtgTGTGGACGGGCTAATCTGGGGTTTTAGGATTTATGGTTTGGCTCATTTGTGGATTTAAGGTTTTGGGGTTCagaaaattggggattttggtaAAAGTGGGGGAATTGGGGTTAGTGAACTGAGAAATTTGGGGAAGTCTAAAGTTaggatttggagatttttggcATTTGGAAAATTAGGTATTTTGGGTTTGGGAAGAATTCTTGTTTTGGCAAAATTGGTTTTGGGGAAACTGAACAATCTAGGGCTTCAGATTTAGGTATTTTGGGAAATTGGAAAACTAGACTTTTGGGGATGCAGAAAAttggaaagaaggaaaagagcATACTTTCTAGGGTCCTTCTTGCTCTGGTACCAAAATTGATGCAGCAATTCGAAATATTTGGACATAAATTCTGTATCCTGAATGTATGTATCTATGAAAAGCTAAAAAATCCTTCAATATTGCTGCACAATCGAAAAACACCAAAGTAATGGACTGTGTAAGTATATACCATTACCAGTGGTCTGTTCAACTAAAAAGAAAGGATAGAAGCAACTAATGCTTGATAAAATTAGAGCAACTAGTGCTAGATCAATACATGCTCAAGAAACCTCAAAACAAAAATTTCCACTCATTGTAGTCCATCTTGTTCATGCTTATGGCTATTTATTTATAGTCTTTGAATGAAGAACCTCTAAATAATGTAAAAAGCCAATGTCAGATTAGTTAAATAATTAATGCAAAAACCAAGAATGAATCCTTTTGGTCCATGTAACCAATCAAATCCCTGTCCAAACTTTATAAAGAAgtattcaccaaaaaaaaaaaaaaagaaagaaaaaaagaaaaaagaaaagaaaaaggaaatccaATGTTAGGTTCAAAAGCTACTGGAAATATCACATACACTGACCGTATGGGCCCCCCTATACAGCCATATGGAGTATTATAGCTGATTGCATAGGAAGCTCAAAATAGGTAACCAGCTGTTGTATAGGATCATTTAGAGCCTTTTTAGTAACATTTATTGCAACTAGAGATCCCTTTTCCAATTAAGTTTCTATGTACCAACCGTAGGATCATGGTATTCAACTGTAGAGAACAAAAAATGCCATATGGTtgtctataaaaattagataggGCAACGGGATGATAAATAGAGATATCTAACATTGCTAGGAATCCAATTAGAACTCAAATACCTTATATACCAGTAAGGAGCCTGCACACCATTTGTATAActataccttcttttttttttaatttttattttttaaaaattatttatttattattattttatattatactGCAGTTGCTTATACAAGCCTCTATTTGAACAAATGACTGGACATGGACCAACCGTCCACTCTATCACTTTTTTTTGGACCATCCAGTTGGACGTGGGCCCCATAGCCCGATCAGATGACTTTTTCTTGTTAATCTTCAATTGACCAACCAATGGGACCTATCTAGGATCCATCTTGATAGATGTGTGGCCTGGAAGCATCAAGCTGGTTCTGGATGATGCACAGTTATCTTTTTAATGAATAAGATCCTTGATTAATTAGTCTATGTTCAATTTGATCTAACAATCTACAGAGCCTGTTAACATTAAGTACAATAACAGAAAATGTgcaactatgtaaatgaggaaGATTGTATTTTGTAATGGATATGCAACAGGTATGCATATGTAGCAACTCCAAAAGCACGTCAATTGATGTGCGATTTGTGATTCAAATAAATTGAGCATGTATGAGAATTTAATTGTACCAGTGaccatgcatgaatgcatgaactTGTACATGCATCAGTATGATAAAAATAAGTTTATGAAAATTACCATTTTAGAGGGGTGGGTGCTTAATCAGGTATTTGGCTAATGTTTAGTATCATTATTATaagtattacacacacacacgattAATACAATGTTAATCTTGCcgataaaaaaaaatcatgttgatcTCATTTCTCATAGTTTATGTTAACTGTAAAAATCCTCAAGATATCTGATTTTTTCCAAACAAACTATTGATTTTTTAGAATCCCTAAATGATCCTCCGAAGGAGTGACTGTCAACAGATGCCATCTTCTTCATAGTTCCAGATTTCctctttttcattcttctttctttAATCCCAATGTTGCATACATGTTCTATCAGTGATGTTCTTCTGTTCAGTTAACTCAAAAAATCCATTTACTTACAATCAGCCTTTCAGTTCTTTAGTCCACCATTATAATATGAGAGAAAAGACTAACAAGGACAATATACATTAGACAGTGTTTGTTGCTCATATGGATTAGTATTTGCTTCAAATTGTTGTTCCTAAGCTGTCTTGTAGGACGCATTTGCTTCAGTTAAGCAACTGGTTATATCTCCGGACTTAATATTTTCAAGTGCTAACAAAAGCACTTGCAGTGGTCGGTGGTATCCTAAAACATATTGAGGCTGTCATGCCACACAAGCACATAAATAGGAAAATGTGAACTAGGTGAACAGAAACTGCTCGAACAACTCGAAGCTGCACATGAAATGGGATCCAGCTCCTATTTGGGCCTTTCTCCTTTTTGATGGTTGAAGTCATATTCTGAATTTTAAAAGCATTTGCAAGTTTCAGATTTTAGGATGCAGGTGTTATGAGTCATGACCTTTACTTTAGAGAACTCCAAGCCCTGTGCAAAACAGAATATTGTGCAACTATCTCAAGTCTCAACCTAATCCAAGGAAAAAATTGAAAAGGTAAAGTAATATGAGCTGTtgaaattatatattaaaaaggACACATAAATGCTTGATCTGACATTCCTCCACTAATAACAAAATGAATAAGCCATTtccaacatattggatggaaaaaattTGCATGAAGGATTTCTTATTGTTTCAATTATGAATCCTACTAATaggctgatccaatcatcaggtgggccacatgggaaTTTAATAATTTTTGGGTTGCATACATTGTTTTCTATTCTCAAGATAACCTAAGAAGTATGAAAACAGACAGTATAATCATGTACAATTGGATGGCTAAGACAGAAAACAATAATTGTTCATCATTTATGTGAACATGTTCTTTGTTTAGATGCTAGGATTGCCTGATAAGGCAATTTTTGGTTCGAGGCCAATCAAGATGGAGTCAACTGAACGTATGGTTTGGATCTCGTCCATGTatttacaaaaaaacaaaaaaaacaaaaacaaaaaaacatggGGGCATGGTAAGGGTCATTGGATAAGCTCCTTAATAAAGTAGCTTAGGGGAGCATGATTCTGTATTCAAAGGAGAGCTACATGTGGAAGCATTGAGGTTGTAATTTAATCATCTGAAGATAATATGAAACAAAATCATTATAGATTTGACTCCAATTCAATGTGAGTCATTACAAGGGTCGTGCTCATATAGAAACACCAGCAGTCAATTCACTAGCAAAAGTAAGATTTAAGATTTGAGAGAACCATTCTCTCTTATAGTGAGGAAGAGTTAACAATGCATTTACAAGAAGAGGTCCCATGGGGTATGTTGTTCGctaatgacatagttttgattgacgcGACGAGGAAGGccataaacacaaagctagaactATGTAGGTGTGCTTCAAAATCTAAATGTTTTAAAAGTAGTTGGACaagtatatggaatgcaatttttgTAATGGTGGGAGTgcaaatgaggaattagttaagattgctgaccaagtaccccaaaatgaccattttcaatATTTCAAGTCAACAATTAATGAGAGTGAAGAGATTGAAAAGGATATTGCTCATAGCAAGGTATTATGTAACGGTAATAGTGGCTATAATGACCACCATTGTTGCCTTTACGAAACAGCCGTTACGGTCccttgtaacggctgttacgatctcttttttcttttttgaaaaaaaaaaaacccctcgaAAAACCTATATATGCCCCATAAAGGACTGTTATGGCCTTTACGTGGGGTGTAATTGGTCGTTACGGGGGCTGTAATGGAGGTTACTGGTCATTTTTTCTATAACAGCCCTTACGGCCATTACAACCTTGTAACAtataatggttgccaccgttacctttacataacggcctttacaacCCTGCAACACCTGTAATGGAACACCATGgctcatagaattcaagctaggtggaaTACTgaagatgtgcctttggagttttatgtggtTGTAGCATACCCTATTCAAACCGAAGGGGAAATTTTTTGGGGTAGCTATAAGACCAACCCTGCTTTATGAGataaaatgttgggcagttaaggaacaacatctcaataggatgagtgtagctaaaatggggaatgttgagatggatgaatggcaagacgaggaaggatagtattagaaatgaatgcatttgagggaacttcgGAGTAGCACCAATAAGATGAAGAGAAGTAGACTTTcaaatggtttggccatgtgcaatggagaccaagaattaTGTTGGTTTGGACTAGGTAcaaattgaaggctctaaaagcaTTAGGAGAATGCCCAAAAGGTGTGGgttgaggtagtaagaaaagacttgacgacctatggtttaactacaTATATGAATGGTGGGACATGATTCATGTACCCCACCCTAGTTAGTTGGGATGTGGCTTAGACAATGATGATGCTCTCTTATAGTCATCATTCTTTGACTTTTACCCCACCCTAGTTAGTTGGGATATGGCTTAGACAATGATGATGCTCTCTTACAGTCATCATTCTTTGACTTTTGAAGAAATTATCAACttacatgattttttctgaaTAACTCATGAATTATTGAACAATTTATAATTATTCTTGATTCGCAACTTATGTGCAATAATATCCAAATTATTCATGAACCTTGTATGAGTATttcaatattttgaaaaatacaaaaaaataaaaataaaaaaaatctaacgaAGAATAATTTTGTACAAATTATTCAATATTCTgaagaatataaaaaaataaaatcaaacaaaataaattttactTTGAAAGGTaaagttttaattaatttatttttagtgaCAATTTCCAAATTTTATGCAAAACAAATACTTATTTTATCCACGTGCCTTCACAGCAAATCGGATGCGGGTCCCATAGCATCGACTCGAGCCCACCAGCGGATCTCTCCATCTCTTTGGAATTCTATCCTTCCTCCCCGCACTACGTCTTCGACCACTACTTCGCACTCTCAACACAACATCCGCCTTCTCAGCCGCATGACAGCAGAATCCTCCCCAACAATTTCGAAAGCCCTCTCTCCCCTCACCTTCCCTGTAGTGACTCGAGGGGAGAAGATTCGGAGAATGATATGTCTAATTATTGCTTATCTGAACCCTCGTCTCACCTGCCTTCTCCCTGCTCTATCCCCGATCCTTCAGTGGATTCATTAGACTTAGGTCCTATTACGCTTTTCCAGGAGAACCCCCGGGTGAAGTGATCTTCGCAGAGCCTCTTCAGATTTGCATGGATCTACAACAGCAATTCCAAATCGCCAAAGACGCCTAGATATCGGATGATGACAGAGAGGAACTGTAAGGGAAGATGTCCAATAAGCACTAGATCAGAGAGGTTGTCACCCACGTGGGAAGAAAGTTGGGTCTCTCCTTCGGGGATAGGATGGAGGACTATGTGGCTCTGTTTCAATGTATCGAACACAGAGGGCGGCCCCTCTCAGAACCCAGAACTTCATTGAAGCAAACTCCGCGTTCCGACAGCAGTTGTCAGGTCCAACATCTGAATTCAAGCTCTACGATGAAATCAACCTCCAAATCGAAGCATAGGAGGCGGGGCAATTGGGGCAGTAAGGTTGTCTCATGAAGATTGTCTCATGGAATGTCAGGGGGGTTGGCTCCAAACAAAAAAGAAGCCTCATTAATGCCTCCATCTCTAGGAAGAATCCGGACATCCTTTGCTTCCAGGAAACTAAAGTCCCCGCTTTCTCAGATTGCCTCCTTGCTTCTTTGTGGAGGGCTCCGGACGCGAAATGGTTTGCCCTCGATGCGTCGGGGACGTCTGGGGGCATCCTGGTTGGGTGGAAATCTTCTAGCTGGGATCTTTTGTCCTCATCGATTGGCTCCTTATCCATTTCTGTTCTCCTCCAAGCTAAGTCATCTTCTTTTCAATGTCTTATCTCTGTTGTGTATGGCCCTTCTATTGATTCCGGTAGACCTGAACTCTGGGATGAGCTAACTTCTGTTAGACATTCCTTCTCAGGTCCTTATTGCGTTGTGGGGGACTTCAATGTCACTAGATTTCTGGAAGATCATTCTAGAAGCAGAAGAGTTTCTCTTGCCATGAGTCGTTTTTTTGATTGGATTCAAGCCCTTGAGCTTATCGATCTTCCTCTGAATGGGGCCAAATTCACCTGGACGAATGGTAGAAGGGACCCCATCCAATCTAGTCTGGACAGGTCCCTCATCTCCCCAGACTGGATAGAGGCTTTCCCTTCTGTCATCCAAATTGCTCTCCCGAGGACAACGTCAGATCATTGCCCACTGCTGCTTCTTATGGAAGACGACAATTGGGGACCGAAACCTTTTAGATTCAATTCCTCTTGGCTCAAAGTTGAAGGCCTCAACCAGAAAATCTCAAAATGGTGGATGGGTTTCGAAGTGGATGGTTTCGCCGGTTACAGATTGCTTTGCAAGCTTAAACTCCTCAAGCTGAAGCTTAAGGTGTGGTTTCAGGAGGCGAATCGTATTAGAGTAGCTGAGTTTGAGGCGATTCTTTCTGAGCTCTCTCGTATTGATATGGAAATAGAAGACAACTATCCCTCAGCCGATGTTTTGGGCAGGCGCATCCAAATCATTCAGGCGCTTTATTCGAAAGCTCTGGAAGATGAGGTCGCTTGGAAAATAAAATCCAGAGCCAGGTGGATTTCTGAGGGCGATAAAAATACCAAATATTTTCACAGCATTGCGAACATGCGCGCCTGAGCCAAGGCAATCGTCAGTATAAATGTTAATGGTGAATGTATTGAAGACAAACAGCTAGTGGCTGACCTTGCAATCAGCCATTTCAAAGCCCTCCTCTCCTCTGATGATTGGACCAGACCACACCTCGACAATACTCTGTTTAACAGACTTGAGGCGGCTGATGCTGATCTTCTTGAAGTAGATTTCTCCGAAGATGAAATTAAAGCTGTTATCGCCTCCCTGGGAGGTGACAAAGCCTCGGGCCCTGACGGCTTCCCCATTTCCTTTTTCCAAACTTTCTGGGACTTGATCAGCCAGGATATGATGATGTTTTTCCAGGAATTCCACCGCAGAGGCAGATTGTCGAAAGGGATGGGCACTACTTTTATCACTCTGATTCATAAGGTGTCTGGTGCCTTTTCTTTCTCTGACTTCAGATCTATTAGCCTTACAAAATTCTTGCCAAAGTCTTTTCTACCATCTTTCTAATGTGATAGGAAAACTGATTTCCCCTAACTAGAATGCTTTTATTAAAGGCCGCCAGATAACAGACTACTTGTTGATTGCTAATGAAATTCTCCACTCGTGCCAGCATGCTGATAAGGAAGGTATTCTGTGTAAGCTGGACATAGCCAAAGCCTACGATCATGTTGACTGGGGTTTTCTCCAGTACTTGCTTACTCGTATGGGCTTCGGTACCAAGTGGAGGAAGTGGATTGACGCTTGTATTGGTTCGGCCCATTTCTCGGTTATGCTGAATGGCTCTCCAAAGGGTTACTTCAAAAGTTCGAGAGGTCTGCGCCAGGGAGACCCTCTGTCTCCTCTCCTATTTCTTATCATAGGTGAAGCTCTCTCCAGAATGTTATCTAAGGGTCAGGAGGAAGGTATCCTCAATGGTATTGTTATGCCAGGCATTGACAAGCCCACCACTCACATTCAATTTGTAGACGATACACTCATCTTCTTCGAAGCATCTGAATATTTCATTTCTAACCTGCGAACAACTCTTTTCtgttttgaggcggtttccggccTTCGCATTAACCTCTTAAAGTCCAAACTTCTCGGGATTAATGTCAGCTTTGATAGACTCCAACGCTTCGCGGACTGTATCGGGTGTTCAacaccccccccccaaaaaaataaaaaatgatgtcGGATTCTATTATTTCTAGATTCCAGAAATTTCTTACCAGATGGAAATGCCGGTACCTGTCCTTGGGAGGTCGCCTCACCCCCATTAACGCGGCCGTAGGCAATTTGCCGATATACTTTATGTCGCTCTTCAGATGTCTGACGACGATTCTCAAGACCATCGACAACATCAGAAGAAATTTCCTCTGGTTTGGGAGGGAGAACCAGAGCAACATCCACCTCCTTGAGTGGAATGATGTTTGCAAGTTTTTCCGTGAAGGTGGGGCAAATGTCAaaaatctgaaaagaatgaacTCTGCGCTTTTAGGTAAATGGACTTGGAGACTTGGCACAGAACCTACAATGATGTGGTCCTCCATCATAAAAGTAAAATACAGATGCTCCTCTGGGGGCTGGTGGTCTAAGGATTCCACAGCGTATCACGCGTCCCACATCTGGAAAGGTATCCTAAAGTGTAAACAGGCAGTCTTAAATAATATTAGCTTCGATCTGGGAAGTGGGGCTGCTATCtttttgggaagatatttggtTAGGTGATTCCAAGCTAAAGGATCGGTTTCCTAACATCCACAGATTGGCCCCTATCAAGAATATACCCATTGCAGATTGCTACTCTATTACTAACGCTAAAATTGTTTGGGATATTAGAAGCATTAGAAATCTCAGAGATAGTGAGATTGCTGAGTACGTGGATCTTCTCGATTGTATTTCCAAGTCTATGCCGCTGATTTCCGAGCCTGATAGGATCATATGGAAGATAGACAAATCTGGTCGTTTCATGACCCGATCCCTATATTCCTTCTTATCCTCCCCATCTTCTCTCCCGATCTCTGCCTCACCTTTCATTTGGAAATA contains:
- the LOC131237430 gene encoding uncharacterized protein LOC131237430, whose protein sequence is MDLQKLKDLLEGAGEESVPATVDELPARFYDRFIMHGIHVDLIEPGRVLCSLRVPPRFLNTGNFLHGGATASLIDLVGSAAIFTVGAPTSGVSLEINVSYLDAAFLDEEIEIEAKVLRVGRAVGVVSVELRKKKTGKIIAQGRHTKYLAASSKL